The proteins below are encoded in one region of Mycobacterium pseudokansasii:
- a CDS encoding LCP family protein, producing the protein MGRSGGRHRRRAVRKPSPLRRRLSRSFMTLVSVVALGMTGAGYWVAHGALSGITISQALTAEDPRSTGNNMNILLIGLDSRKDQEGNDLPWSILKHLHAGDSDQGGYNTNTLILVHVGADGKVVAFSIPRDDWVPFTGVPGYNHIKIKEAYGLTKQYVAQQLANQGVSSQRELETRGREAGRAATLRAVRSLTGVPIDYFAEVNLAGFYDLAETLGGVEVCLNHAVYDSYSGADFPAGRQRLDATQALAFVRQRHGLDNGDLDRTHRQQAFLSSVMHDLQDSGTFTNLDRLDSLMAVARKDVVLSAGWDEDLFRRMGELAGGNVEFRTLPVVRYDNIDGQDVNIIDPAAIKAEVAAAIGTGSAAATTTTPAAKPDPSTVVDVVNAGSIGGMASQVSSALRKRGYTAGQVRDRQAGDPSTSTIKYGTGAQTDAQNLASLLGVDTLKADPSLAPGHIQLTVDTDFAMPALDESQEMSTTTTSTGTSTGNKYNTYYSGGTTSTYPTPDHGKPIDGGGVPCVN; encoded by the coding sequence ATGGGTCGTTCGGGCGGACGCCACCGCCGTCGCGCTGTCCGTAAGCCGTCGCCGTTGCGCCGACGGCTGTCGCGAAGTTTCATGACCCTGGTCTCCGTGGTGGCCCTGGGCATGACCGGGGCCGGATATTGGGTGGCTCACGGCGCACTGAGCGGCATCACGATTTCCCAGGCCCTGACCGCCGAGGACCCGCGGTCCACCGGCAACAACATGAACATCCTGCTGATCGGGCTGGACTCCCGTAAAGACCAGGAGGGCAACGACCTGCCGTGGTCGATCCTCAAACACCTGCACGCCGGTGATTCCGACCAGGGGGGCTACAACACCAACACCCTGATCCTCGTGCACGTCGGCGCCGACGGAAAGGTCGTCGCCTTCTCGATCCCCCGTGACGACTGGGTGCCCTTCACCGGCGTTCCGGGCTACAACCACATCAAGATCAAGGAAGCGTACGGGCTCACCAAGCAGTACGTCGCTCAGCAGTTGGCCAACCAAGGGGTGAGCTCCCAGCGAGAGCTGGAGACCCGGGGCCGCGAGGCCGGCCGCGCCGCGACCCTGCGGGCGGTGCGCAGTCTGACCGGCGTTCCGATCGACTACTTCGCCGAGGTCAATCTGGCCGGTTTCTACGATCTGGCCGAGACACTGGGCGGCGTCGAGGTGTGTCTGAACCACGCCGTGTACGACTCATATTCGGGCGCCGACTTTCCGGCCGGACGCCAGCGACTCGACGCGACCCAGGCGCTGGCGTTCGTGCGGCAGCGTCACGGTCTGGACAACGGGGACCTGGACCGGACCCACCGGCAGCAGGCGTTCCTGTCGTCGGTGATGCACGATCTGCAGGATTCTGGCACCTTCACCAATCTGGACCGCCTCGACAGCCTGATGGCCGTAGCCCGTAAAGACGTCGTGTTGTCGGCCGGCTGGGATGAGGACCTGTTCCGCCGTATGGGCGAACTGGCGGGCGGGAACGTCGAGTTTCGGACCCTGCCCGTGGTGCGTTATGACAACATCGACGGCCAGGACGTCAACATCATCGACCCGGCCGCGATCAAGGCCGAGGTAGCCGCGGCGATCGGCACCGGTTCCGCGGCGGCGACAACCACGACCCCCGCCGCGAAGCCGGACCCGTCCACCGTCGTCGACGTGGTCAATGCCGGCAGCATCGGCGGCATGGCCAGCCAGGTGTCCAGCGCGCTGCGAAAGCGCGGCTACACCGCCGGCCAGGTCCGGGACCGCCAGGCCGGCGATCCCTCGACCAGCACCATCAAATATGGCACCGGCGCCCAAACCGACGCGCAGAATCTGGCCAGCCTGCTCGGCGTCGACACGTTGAAAGCGGACCCCAGCCTGGCGCCCGGACACATCCAGCTGACCGTGGATACCGACTTCGCGATGCCGGCCCTCGACGAATCTCAAGAAATGAGCACGACCACCACATCGACCGGGACATCGACCGGGAACAAGTACAACACGTATTACAGCGGCGGTACTACCAGCACATATCCGACGCCCGATCATGGAAAGCCGATCGACGGCGGCGGAGTTCCCTGCGTGAACTAG
- a CDS encoding SDR family NAD(P)-dependent oxidoreductase encodes MKRLHGQRILVTGAASGIGQATALRLLDEDAVVVGADIAADGLATTAARAAEAGTGGRFTTCEMNVADERSVIEGVRRAVDTLGGLDSLVNAAGMLRAAHTHQTGIAQWNQIIAVNLTGTFLVVREALPALLANQRSTIVNFSSTSASFAHPYMAAYAASKGGVQAFTHSLALEYAKRGLRAVCVAPGSIKSGITDATGGYIPPDADWSLFTRLLPVLPTTETSSGTGMADPSAVAGVIAMLVSRDGAFITGTEIRIDGGTHA; translated from the coding sequence ATGAAGCGCCTCCACGGTCAGCGGATCCTGGTCACCGGCGCCGCGTCGGGCATCGGCCAGGCCACCGCACTGCGGCTGCTGGACGAGGACGCCGTGGTGGTTGGCGCCGACATCGCGGCCGACGGCTTGGCCACGACGGCGGCCCGCGCCGCCGAGGCCGGGACCGGTGGCAGGTTCACCACATGCGAAATGAACGTCGCCGACGAGCGGTCGGTGATCGAAGGGGTACGCCGCGCCGTCGACACTCTGGGCGGCCTGGACTCACTGGTCAACGCCGCCGGCATGCTGCGCGCCGCGCACACCCACCAGACCGGCATCGCGCAGTGGAATCAGATCATCGCGGTCAACCTGACCGGCACCTTCCTGGTGGTCCGGGAAGCCCTTCCGGCGCTGCTGGCCAACCAGCGCAGCACGATAGTGAATTTCAGCTCGACCTCGGCGTCGTTTGCCCACCCGTACATGGCCGCCTACGCCGCGAGTAAAGGCGGCGTGCAGGCCTTCACGCATTCCCTGGCACTCGAGTATGCGAAGCGCGGTCTGCGTGCGGTGTGCGTGGCGCCGGGCAGCATCAAGTCGGGCATCACCGATGCCACCGGCGGTTACATTCCGCCAGACGCCGACTGGTCGCTGTTCACCCGGCTGCTGCCGGTTCTGCCCACCACCGAGACATCCAGTGGCACCGGAATGGCCGATCCGTCGGCGGTCGCCGGCGTCATCGCCATGCTGGTGTCGAGGGACGGTGCGTTCATCACCGGCACCGAAATCCGCATCGACGGGGGAACGCACGCCTAA
- a CDS encoding SDR family oxidoreductase has translation MQLSFHDRTYLVTGGGSGIGKGVAAGLVAAGASVMIVGRNPDRLAGTVNELEALKARGGAIRYEPADVTNEEETARAVHAVTAWHGQLHGVVHCAGGSETIGPITQIDSAAWRRTVDLNVNGTMYVLKHAAREMVRGGGGSFVGISSIAASNTHRWFGAYGVTKSAVDHLMQLAADELGPSWVRVNSIRPGLIRTELVAPVTESPELSRDYAICTPLPRVGEVEDVANLAMFLLSDAAGFITGQVINVDGGHMLRRGPDFSAMLEPVFGRDGLRGVV, from the coding sequence ATGCAGCTTTCCTTTCACGACCGGACCTACCTGGTCACCGGCGGCGGCAGTGGAATCGGCAAGGGGGTGGCCGCCGGTCTGGTGGCCGCGGGGGCGTCGGTCATGATCGTCGGCCGCAACCCCGACCGGCTGGCGGGCACCGTCAACGAACTCGAAGCGCTGAAGGCCCGTGGCGGTGCCATCCGCTACGAGCCCGCAGACGTCACCAACGAGGAGGAGACCGCCCGTGCGGTCCACGCGGTAACGGCCTGGCACGGTCAGCTGCACGGTGTGGTGCATTGCGCGGGCGGGTCGGAGACCATCGGACCGATCACCCAGATCGACTCGGCGGCGTGGCGTCGGACCGTCGACCTCAACGTCAACGGCACCATGTACGTCCTCAAGCACGCCGCGCGCGAGATGGTGCGCGGCGGCGGCGGGTCCTTCGTCGGCATCTCGTCGATCGCGGCCAGCAACACCCATCGCTGGTTTGGCGCCTACGGGGTGACCAAGTCGGCCGTCGACCACCTGATGCAGTTGGCGGCCGACGAGCTCGGCCCGTCGTGGGTACGGGTCAACAGCATCCGCCCGGGCCTGATCCGCACCGAACTCGTCGCGCCGGTCACCGAATCGCCGGAATTGAGCCGCGACTACGCGATCTGCACGCCGCTGCCGCGGGTCGGCGAGGTCGAGGACGTCGCCAACCTGGCGATGTTTCTGCTCAGCGACGCCGCCGGCTTCATCACCGGGCAGGTCATCAACGTCGACGGCGGCCACATGTTGCGACGAGGCCCCGACTTCTCGGCGATGCTGGAACCGGTGTTCGGCCGCGACGGGCTACGCGGAGTGGTCTGA
- a CDS encoding enoyl-CoA hydratase: MTLSDNLDSQADTRADGAKPAELVAYETLDDGRIARIWLNRPEAHNAQNRTLLVQLDEAFCRAEADDDVRVVILAARGKNFSAGHDLGSEEAMLERKPGPAQHPTFRSHGATRDAVMEKLYLQEWHFYFQNTCRWRDLRKITIAQVQGNAISAGLMLIWACDLIVAADNAKFSDVVAVRLGMPGVEYYAHPWEFGPRKAKELLLTGDSLDADEAYRLGMVSKVFPAAELEDKTLEFARRIAERPTMAALLVKDSVNAASDAMGFTEALRHAFHVHELGHAHWAAHNQNRYPVGLPPDVEDWRTAKPTRVARRDTP; this comes from the coding sequence ATGACTCTCTCGGACAACCTAGATAGCCAGGCAGATACCCGCGCCGACGGCGCCAAACCCGCCGAGCTGGTGGCCTACGAAACCCTCGACGACGGGCGGATCGCGCGGATCTGGCTCAACCGGCCGGAGGCCCACAACGCGCAGAATCGCACGCTGCTGGTTCAACTCGACGAGGCGTTCTGCCGGGCCGAGGCCGACGACGACGTGCGGGTGGTGATCCTTGCCGCGCGGGGAAAGAACTTTTCCGCCGGGCACGACCTCGGGTCGGAGGAGGCGATGCTGGAGCGCAAGCCCGGGCCGGCGCAGCATCCGACTTTCCGCTCGCACGGCGCCACCCGCGACGCCGTCATGGAAAAGTTGTACCTGCAGGAGTGGCACTTCTACTTCCAGAACACCTGCCGCTGGCGCGATTTGCGCAAGATCACCATCGCCCAGGTTCAGGGCAACGCGATCTCGGCTGGGCTGATGCTGATCTGGGCATGCGATCTGATCGTCGCCGCCGACAATGCCAAGTTCAGCGATGTGGTGGCGGTGCGGCTGGGCATGCCGGGTGTCGAATACTACGCGCACCCTTGGGAATTCGGGCCGCGCAAGGCCAAAGAGCTGCTGTTGACCGGTGATTCGCTGGATGCCGACGAGGCCTACCGCCTCGGCATGGTGTCGAAGGTCTTTCCGGCCGCCGAACTCGAGGACAAGACGCTGGAGTTCGCGCGGCGCATCGCCGAGCGTCCCACCATGGCGGCGTTGCTGGTCAAGGACTCGGTCAACGCCGCCTCCGACGCCATGGGCTTCACCGAGGCGCTGCGGCACGCGTTTCACGTCCACGAGTTGGGGCATGCGCACTGGGCCGCCCACAACCAGAACAGGTACCCGGTTGGCCTGCCGCCCGACGTCGAAGACTGGCGTACGGCCAAGCCGACCCGGGTGGCGCGCCGCGATACGCCGTAG
- a CDS encoding alpha,alpha-trehalose-phosphate synthase (UDP-forming), which translates to MASRRPRSTEPTTTEVFGDSDFVVVANRLPVDQERLPDGSTAWKRSPGGLVTALEPLLRRRRGAWVGWPGVAEADVDVVDEPIVQDELRLHPVRLSTDDVAEYYEGFSNATLWPLYHDVIVKPRYHRQWWERYVDVNRRFAEATARAAARGGTVWVQDYQLQLVPKMLRTMRPDLTIGFFLHIPFPPVELFMQLPWRTEIIEGLLGADLVGFHLVGDAQNFLFLARQLLDAETSRGAVGVRSRFGAVQLGSRTIRVGAFPISIDSGALDHKARDRNIKRRAREIRAELGNPRKILLGVDRLDYTKGIDVRLKAFYELLAEGRAKRDDTVLIQLATPSRERVESYQILRNDIERQVGHINGEYAEVGHPVVHYLHRPVPRDELIAYFVASDVMLVTPLRDGMNLVAKEYVACRSDLGGALVLSEFTGAAAELRQAYLVNPHDLEGLKDAIEAALNQPDEEGRRRMRALRRQVLAHDVDRWARSFLDALAEARPRDAS; encoded by the coding sequence ATGGCTTCCAGGCGACCGCGGTCCACGGAGCCCACAACCACGGAAGTCTTCGGCGACTCGGACTTCGTAGTCGTCGCCAACCGACTGCCCGTCGACCAGGAGCGGCTTCCCGACGGCTCCACCGCCTGGAAGCGCAGCCCCGGAGGGCTGGTCACCGCCCTCGAGCCGCTACTGCGGCGCCGGCGCGGCGCCTGGGTCGGCTGGCCCGGCGTTGCTGAAGCCGATGTCGACGTGGTAGACGAGCCCATCGTCCAGGACGAACTGCGGCTTCATCCGGTACGGCTGTCCACCGACGACGTCGCGGAGTATTATGAGGGGTTTTCCAACGCCACGCTGTGGCCCCTCTACCACGACGTCATCGTCAAGCCGCGCTACCACCGCCAGTGGTGGGAGCGCTATGTCGACGTCAACCGCCGGTTCGCCGAAGCCACCGCACGCGCGGCGGCCCGCGGCGGAACCGTGTGGGTTCAGGACTACCAGCTGCAACTGGTCCCGAAGATGCTGCGCACCATGCGTCCCGACCTGACCATCGGCTTCTTCTTGCATATCCCCTTCCCGCCGGTGGAGCTGTTCATGCAGCTGCCCTGGCGCACCGAGATCATCGAGGGCCTGCTGGGTGCCGACCTGGTGGGGTTCCACCTGGTCGGCGACGCCCAGAATTTCCTCTTTCTGGCCAGGCAGCTGCTCGACGCCGAAACGTCGCGGGGAGCCGTCGGGGTGCGGTCGCGGTTCGGCGCGGTCCAGCTCGGGTCGCGCACTATTCGCGTGGGCGCCTTCCCCATCTCCATCGATTCCGGCGCGCTCGACCACAAGGCGCGCGATCGCAACATCAAGCGCCGCGCCCGCGAGATCCGCGCCGAGCTTGGCAATCCCCGCAAGATCCTGCTCGGCGTCGACCGGCTGGACTACACCAAGGGCATCGACGTACGGCTCAAGGCGTTCTACGAGCTGCTGGCCGAGGGCCGCGCCAAGCGCGACGACACCGTGTTGATCCAGCTGGCGACCCCCAGCCGGGAGCGGGTGGAGAGTTACCAGATACTGCGCAACGACATCGAGCGTCAGGTCGGCCACATCAACGGCGAGTACGCGGAGGTCGGTCATCCGGTCGTCCATTACCTGCACCGTCCGGTTCCGCGCGACGAGCTCATCGCCTATTTCGTGGCCAGCGACGTCATGCTGGTCACCCCGCTGCGGGACGGGATGAACCTGGTGGCCAAGGAGTATGTCGCGTGCCGCAGTGATCTCGGCGGCGCCTTGGTGCTCAGTGAGTTCACCGGAGCCGCCGCCGAACTGCGACAGGCATACCTGGTCAATCCCCATGACCTCGAAGGGCTCAAGGACGCGATCGAGGCCGCGCTCAACCAGCCCGACGAGGAGGGCCGGCGCCGGATGCGCGCGCTGCGACGCCAGGTGCTGGCCCATGACGTGGATCGCTGGGCCCGCTCGTTCCTCGACGCACTCGCCGAGGCGCGCCCGAGGGACGCGAGCTAG
- a CDS encoding ABC transporter permease, which yields MSSQVGWIGLATSLALVVFAAAISLWQRLGLERQVLWAATRALVQLLLVGGALTLLFAPGRALWWSCAWTAGMIAYAGDVARRRAPEVPRLAPLAITAFAAAAAITLGVIFGMRVFPLQARTLVPIAGMMIGNSMTAMVLVARRLVDELRDKRDEVEARLALGQPSRQAAAPYLRIALRSAISPQIETTKATGLVFLPGAMTGLILAGVPPVQAVLVQAVVMFLILGSVATTTVVVALGLVRLVFTRDHRLLPLRSRPQR from the coding sequence GTGAGCAGCCAGGTGGGCTGGATCGGGCTGGCGACGTCGCTGGCCCTGGTGGTGTTCGCCGCGGCGATCTCGCTGTGGCAGCGGCTGGGCCTGGAAAGACAGGTACTGTGGGCGGCCACCCGCGCGCTGGTCCAGTTGCTGCTCGTCGGGGGCGCGCTGACGCTGCTCTTCGCGCCCGGCCGGGCGTTGTGGTGGTCATGCGCATGGACCGCGGGCATGATCGCCTACGCCGGCGATGTCGCCCGCCGGCGGGCTCCCGAGGTGCCGCGGCTGGCGCCGCTGGCCATCACGGCGTTCGCCGCGGCGGCCGCGATCACCCTGGGCGTGATATTCGGAATGCGGGTGTTCCCACTGCAGGCCCGGACCCTGGTGCCGATTGCCGGAATGATGATCGGCAACTCGATGACGGCCATGGTGCTGGTGGCCCGGCGCCTGGTCGACGAGCTGCGCGACAAACGTGACGAGGTCGAAGCCCGGCTCGCCCTGGGGCAGCCGTCGCGCCAGGCCGCGGCCCCCTATCTGCGGATCGCGCTGCGCTCGGCGATATCGCCGCAGATCGAGACCACCAAAGCCACCGGACTGGTGTTCCTGCCGGGCGCCATGACCGGACTGATCCTCGCCGGCGTGCCGCCGGTGCAGGCGGTGCTGGTGCAGGCGGTCGTGATGTTCCTCATCCTCGGCTCGGTCGCGACCACCACCGTCGTCGTCGCGCTGGGGCTGGTCCGCCTGGTGTTCACCCGGGACCACCGGCTACTGCCGCTGCGTTCGCGGCCCCAGCGCTAG
- a CDS encoding phosphate ABC transporter ATP-binding protein — translation MDSAVDAVSVFEFADVVVERDRVRALNLFTAAIPRRGVTAVFGPSGSGKSTMLRLCNRLEVPTSGRVLFCDKDIAETDPLWLRRRVGMCFQRPTPFPGTVADNLRAAEPTASKAQMTDTLARVALTGSWLDRDATALSGGEAQRMCLARTLMARPQVLLLDEPTSAVDADAAGVIERAVRRLADDGIPALWVTHDPAQAERAADRILHIERGRCVGLVEVASKPGNEQANDRVQP, via the coding sequence GTGGATTCAGCAGTGGATGCCGTTTCGGTGTTCGAATTCGCCGACGTTGTCGTCGAACGTGACCGGGTGCGAGCGTTGAACCTGTTCACCGCCGCCATTCCTCGGCGCGGGGTGACGGCGGTGTTCGGCCCGTCGGGATCGGGCAAGTCGACCATGCTGCGGTTGTGCAATCGACTGGAGGTGCCGACGAGCGGACGAGTGTTGTTCTGCGACAAGGATATTGCCGAGACCGACCCATTGTGGCTGCGGCGCCGGGTGGGCATGTGCTTCCAGCGTCCGACGCCGTTTCCGGGCACCGTGGCCGACAACCTGCGGGCCGCCGAGCCGACTGCGTCGAAGGCGCAGATGACCGACACGCTGGCCCGCGTGGCGCTCACCGGGTCATGGTTGGACCGCGACGCGACCGCGCTGTCGGGCGGGGAAGCGCAGCGCATGTGCCTGGCCCGCACCCTGATGGCCCGCCCGCAGGTGCTGCTGCTCGACGAACCGACCTCGGCCGTCGACGCCGACGCGGCAGGCGTGATCGAGCGCGCGGTGCGCCGGCTGGCCGACGACGGGATTCCCGCCCTGTGGGTCACCCACGACCCGGCGCAGGCCGAGCGGGCCGCCGACCGGATACTGCACATCGAACGGGGACGCTGCGTGGGACTCGTCGAGGTCGCGTCCAAACCGGGCAACGAACAGGCCAACGATCGGGTCCAGCCGTGA
- a CDS encoding multicopper oxidase family protein, with protein sequence MPVDRRGFLTWSGLGMLTATGLVTGCSHSLPPGKADYTLRIGHSQVEVAPGKIVSTTTYNGQFPGPLLRFTEGKQITVDVHNDTGTPQQLHWHGQHLPVEVDGSAEEGTPFIAAHGMRRISLVPGPAGFRFYHTHLNPGADLTGGQYGGLVGAVYIEPKHEPGAYDREVFLTLKEFEPSLSQGGDMPGGFLAGDAVAEMKSLGEQAMNAALAAGLPHGYEVGYEVFTVNGRTLGHGEPIRVKTGERVMLHVLNGSATENRSLALPGHVFTVVALDGNPVPKPVAVPVLWLGAAERISAIVEMNHPGVWILGDLSDEDRQTGMGTVIEYAGRTGDPQWAPPPEFAWDYRVFGSGGTAPAPDQVIDLLIEKRNAARDGFNIWTVNGAPYAMDTKQPVLDIVNGRRYRLRFRNATDDIHPMHLHRHTFEITHVAGTPTAGVRKDVAMLGGYQIMEVDFTADQPGLSLLHCHQQIHMDFGFMTLLRCS encoded by the coding sequence ATGCCGGTTGATCGACGCGGCTTTCTCACGTGGAGCGGCCTGGGCATGCTCACCGCCACCGGCCTGGTGACCGGCTGCTCGCATAGCCTGCCGCCCGGCAAGGCCGACTACACGCTGCGCATCGGCCACAGCCAGGTGGAAGTCGCCCCCGGCAAAATCGTGTCGACCACCACCTACAACGGCCAATTCCCGGGGCCGCTGCTGAGGTTTACCGAAGGCAAGCAGATCACCGTCGACGTCCACAACGACACCGGCACCCCACAGCAGCTGCACTGGCACGGCCAGCACCTGCCGGTCGAGGTCGACGGCTCGGCCGAGGAGGGCACCCCGTTCATCGCGGCCCACGGAATGCGGCGGATCTCGTTGGTGCCCGGCCCGGCGGGGTTCCGCTTCTACCACACCCACCTCAACCCGGGTGCCGACCTGACGGGCGGGCAATACGGTGGCTTGGTCGGCGCCGTCTACATCGAGCCCAAGCATGAGCCGGGCGCCTACGACCGCGAAGTGTTCCTGACGCTCAAGGAGTTCGAGCCCAGCCTGAGCCAGGGCGGTGACATGCCCGGCGGCTTCCTGGCCGGCGACGCGGTCGCCGAGATGAAAAGCCTAGGCGAGCAAGCGATGAACGCCGCACTGGCAGCCGGTCTGCCGCACGGCTACGAAGTGGGCTACGAGGTCTTCACCGTCAACGGCCGCACCCTGGGCCACGGCGAACCGATCCGGGTCAAGACCGGTGAGCGTGTCATGCTTCATGTCCTCAACGGCAGCGCCACCGAGAACCGCAGCCTGGCCCTGCCCGGACACGTCTTCACCGTGGTGGCCCTGGACGGCAACCCGGTGCCCAAACCCGTTGCGGTTCCGGTGTTGTGGCTGGGCGCCGCCGAACGCATCTCCGCGATCGTGGAGATGAACCACCCCGGCGTATGGATCCTCGGCGACCTCTCCGACGAGGACCGTCAAACGGGCATGGGCACCGTCATCGAGTACGCCGGGCGCACCGGCGACCCGCAGTGGGCTCCACCGCCCGAGTTTGCCTGGGACTACCGGGTATTCGGCAGCGGCGGCACTGCCCCGGCCCCCGACCAGGTGATCGACCTGCTCATCGAGAAGCGCAATGCCGCCCGCGACGGGTTCAACATCTGGACTGTCAACGGCGCCCCGTACGCCATGGACACCAAGCAGCCGGTCCTCGACATCGTCAACGGCCGGCGCTACCGGCTGCGGTTCCGCAACGCCACCGACGACATTCACCCGATGCATCTGCATCGGCATACCTTCGAAATCACCCATGTCGCAGGCACACCCACGGCCGGTGTGCGCAAGGATGTCGCGATGCTGGGTGGCTACCAGATCATGGAGGTCGACTTCACCGCCGACCAACCGGGGCTGTCGCTGTTGCACTGCCACCAACAAATACACATGGACTTCGGTTTCATGACGCTGCTGCGCTGCTCCTAG
- a CDS encoding PadR family transcriptional regulator: MREFQRAALRLHILHHAVEGEVHGAWLTGELSRHGYQVSPGTLYPTLHRLEAAGLLVSKQQVVAGRARRVYRATAAGRAALADDRRALRELAREVLGTEA; this comes from the coding sequence ATGCGGGAATTTCAGCGGGCCGCGCTGCGCCTGCACATCCTGCATCACGCCGTCGAGGGAGAAGTCCATGGCGCGTGGCTGACCGGGGAACTGAGTCGCCACGGATATCAGGTGAGCCCCGGCACGCTGTATCCGACCCTGCACCGGCTGGAGGCCGCCGGTCTGCTGGTGTCGAAGCAACAGGTGGTGGCAGGCCGGGCTCGCCGCGTCTACCGGGCTACCGCGGCCGGCCGCGCGGCGTTGGCCGACGATCGCCGTGCGCTTCGAGAACTGGCCCGCGAAGTCCTCGGCACGGAGGCTTGA